Genomic window (Amyelois transitella isolate CPQ chromosome 31, ilAmyTran1.1, whole genome shotgun sequence):
GAAGAAAGTTCCGAATCCGATTATGGGGATGAAAATGACAGTGAGGTGGAAGATTTTGTTGAGGTAAATGACGAAACTTATGACACCGAGCAGGATGGTGATGAAGAAGATGGCGAAGAGTTGGGCGAAGTGGAAAATGTTCAAAGTTCGCGAGAATTTTATCTTGGGAAGGATGGTCGGACACGTTGGAATAAAGCTCCTGCAACAACCCATGTGAGACGACGCGCTCGAAATATTGTCACCCAGCTTCCAGGACCAAAAGGAGAAGCCAAGAATTTGAAGGAGCCAGGTGAAATTTGGAGGTTGTTTTTTCCGGAAAGCGTCATAAATCGAATTGTGAAGTGCACCAATgagcatataaatataataaagtctaATTTCGCAAGGGAAAGAGACTGTTCTGAGACTGACAATATAGAAATTGAAGCATTTCTCGGCCTTTTACTCTTTGCCGGAGTCAGAAGAAACAGTCGCTTGAATTCCAAAGATTTATTCAAAACTGATGGCTCGTCACCGGAAATATTTCGTTTGACTATGAACTGGACTAGATTCTGTTTATTAATGCGTTGTCTACGGTTTGACGAAAAAGATACGCGAGCTGAGAGAGCTGCTGTAGATAAACTGGCTCCTATCAGAGATTTGTTTGAAGAAGTCGTAGCAGcctataagaaatatttcagCTTATCTCATTATGTTACGATTGACGAAAAATTGGAGGCTTTTAGAGGTCGCTGTGGCTTTAGACAGTACATCCCATCAAAGCCCAATAAATATGGCATCAAAATTTACGCCTTGACAGACGCTAAAATGTTTTACACCACCAAAATGGAAGTCTACGTAGGAAAACAACCGGATGGCGCCTACAAAGTGGATAACTCGGCTATGGCATTGGTTTCGCGGCTAAGCGAAGGTATTTATGGAACTGGACGTAATATTACGTGTGATAATTTCTTCACGAGCATTCCTTTGCTGGATAAATTTGAAGCAGAGCACAGGCTATCCGTGCTTGGGACAATTCGCAAAAATAAGAAGGAGCTGCCTAAGACTTTTACGGAGATACGCGGCCGGGCAGAAAAGTCTTCTTTGTTCGGGTACCGAGGCAACTGCAGTCTTGTTTCTTATGTCCCTAAGAAAGGAAAAAATGTACTTCTTGTATCAAGCATGCATGATGATGACAAAATTGACGGGGTGACCGGCAAGCCCGAAATGATAATAGACTACAATATGACCAAAGGAGGGGTCGACACTGTTGACAAAATGTGCGCGACATATAACGTTGCTCGAGGCACAAATAGGTGGCCCATGGTggtgttttatagcctaatgAACGTCGCAGGTATAAACTCATTCGTGATATATATGTTGAACAATCCCGACAAGAAAATCAGTCGCAGGGTCTTCATTGAAGCTTTGTCATACGACCTCATCAACGCGCAACTCCGACGTCGAGCTCTGATTACATCCTTGCCCAGAACCCTGAAGCTTAGGCTCGTCGAAATATGTCAGTTGGATGGTCCAGAATCTTCAGCAACCACcaataacaacaaaattgGACGCTGTGGATATTGTTCATCCAAAAAAAACCGCAAGACTCGTTACAACTGTGCCAAGtgcaaaaaatacttttgtttgGAACATGCTACAATGGTATGTGCTGATTGTTACTGTGAAGCTGATAACCAAGTGAATCTGTGATTTACATATCTTATAGCtattgtttttcaaaataagaaagtttatttgagtttttttcttgaagaaatatgttttagttctgtttttttagtacataagaaaaatatgtcaatTTTGAAGGCTGTTTTGTATGAGACTGATAGTcaagttaaatatataattaacaagTTATAACATGATATGATTGTTTCATTATATCCTCTAttctgaaaacaaaatataatctttatagattttcatagaaaaaaaataaatgacagcaGTTCAAACTATCAGTCTGTGAGACCGCGCGCGAGTGTAGGtgtaacaaaaaatcacgCGAGTATAGGAAGGTTAAAGATCGCAACTTACAGGAATTGTATCCAAATGTATGGATAGCATTGCGAATATTACTGACTATACCTGTAACGGTTGTCAGTGGGGAAAGGAATTTTTCCAAGCTGAAGCTGATTAAAACATATCTGCGATCGACAATCTCTCAATCTAGATTAACAAACTAAGCAACTTTGTCAATCGAACATGAAATTGCAGAAAACATCAACTTTGAATGTCTAATAAAAGAGTTTGCCGATAGAAAGGCTAGAaaagtgaaattttattagtttattaaacgattttttttaatagatggttattttattgtacccATTGCCTTTTTTCGTATGTACCTATTTGAATTGCAGTTAGGAGTCGCTGAAGAAATCTCGCCCAAGGGCGCTAGTAGTGCTAAAACCGGCACTGGATAGGAGAAGAGTTTAGGAATAGGAAAGGTTACTTTTCTATCAACGTACAAGGAGTGTGTGAAGCAACGGCAACATGTGAACCTTACAGAAAAGATTTTAACCATAGCACTTgagataggtatatataaagtaTCTCAAATTTCTCCCGTTTAAGatttaatctatttttttaaagagattTAACACTAAAATGATCTTgtgtcatatatatatatatgggtgATTCTCCACTATCGGGAAAATCAATGTCCTGAGCAATTTTTAGAATTGTGTGTGGCTATGTTTTTCAAACGATCATTTAATAAGATAGTACAATAAAAGTTCTTTCTAAGCTaccaatttgtaaataaaaagagattCCCGATTTTTACGAAATATCTTTTCAAAACCCCCAAAAACAGTCCCCTGACCTGTCCCCATTCCAGATTTACAGTTTCTACCAAgacttttttctaattttgtcCAAAATATGTAGTATTCACAAATACTGTTCTAATGTATGATAaatgaacataataaatattctggaatatatttaaatttaagttaaataatagaaaaattttaactcTAAAGTTTGTCCTAACAATTTGTGAACAGTACCCTGtcatgaataaaacaaacgaaaaaaaataatctaatagAAGTAACATATTGCGTTAGCGTGGAACGGAACGACATAGTTGTGAAGTTCGTCCGTATAACAAGTTTGTGTGACCAGCCGCCATCTTCCTGTAGTGCGAAGCAAGTGTTGAGGCGAACACGTGCCGCGGCCGGATCAAATAACAGTCCCTTGggtatgtgttttattttatcattttgaaaGATAAGTTAATGAATTATTCGTAATTATTATGTCATAATCTCTTGTTGAATATGATATTTCGCAATTTTTAAGTAGTACAATGCTATTGCAAATAATCCGAATTTTAGGTTAAATAACCAGTCCCCTGGCGACAGTCCCCTGTATATTTGAGCGACAGGGGACTGTCTTATTACACAGGGGACTgactttagttatttttttctcaggTAAACTTCACAATGCCGCCTCAAAAGAAGACTAGGGAAGAAGTATTAGAAAGGAAGAAAGAATTAGAACGTTTAAGATATCAGCGCCTTAAAAATGATCCCCAAAAGAGAGaagaaatgaaagaaaaagaacGTCTTAagtatcaaaagaaaaaagaaaaaggcttAAGAAAACTCGTACGAGACATGACTCCACGTGAACACAgaactgcaaaaaaaaattggaaaaaacattGTACTGATTATCGGGCTAGGAAAAAGACATTGAAGGAAACAACTAATGCTTTTGTGAGAGACAACACTCCAAGTTCAGAGACTGAGATTTCAGCACCTCCTACAACTGACAATTCtgcaaataaaaagagaaaaagacATGCGAAGCTATTAAGAGAAAAAGCGAATAGAGACAAAGACAATAAGATACtcgaatataaaagaaaagtcgaaaagtataaaaaaagactGTCAAGACTCGAAAAAACTATAAAccaaaataaagatgaaacaCCTAACACGAAAATTAACAGAATGATTGATGATTCTAACTCGAGAaaagaaattgtgaaaaaagcATTGTTCGGCGAGGTGATGAATAAacaattgaaagaaaattattcacaattAAAGACCcaaaaagacaaacaaatattttcaaaagttgTTGCTGGGACATcagtacataaatacaaactatGGACTACCAAAGACAGTGCTATTAACtataaaatgacaaaaaaatggAAACCATCTCCTTCTTTGGAAATGCCTAAACGAACACGAATTGACAAAATTTCGAAGAGATGTGCAAAAGTGATTAGAGAGTTTTATGAGGATGACAGCAATAGCAGACTAGGTGCTGGAAAAAAGGAATTTATTACAAGAAATTCAATCAAGCATCAAAAACGCTATCTACAAGATACAGTGCTGAGCTTGTACAAGAAATTTGTAGCtagtaatttcaaaataagctATCAAATGTTCTGTCGTTTGCGTCCTTTCTGGGTTGTCAAGCCAAAAGCTCAAGACCGTGACACTTGTCTTTGTGTCACTCACGCCAACATTGACTTAAAGCTGTCTGGTTTACACGCGGCAAAAATATTGTCGTATAACAGCTATCAGAAGTTACTAGAAAATTTATGCTGTGATCGCTATAATGTGGAGTGTTTGTCAAGAAAATGCCTAGTGTGCAATAACAGAACCCCTGCCTACAATGAGTTTGATGACAACAAACCTATACAATACAAGAAATGGGTATCTGAAAAACAAGAATATTTGGATCCAAAATCTAAAAAGCCTAAGCTAGTGACTAAACACCTTAAAAAGACTTTGACGCTGCGTCCGCGAGAGTTGATACATGAATTGCATGCTGACCTAGACAAGTTCTTTTGCCACCAAAGAAACATTGTACATCAATTCAATGCAATCAAACATTTGAAGGAAAATCTTGGCGAAGAAGATATTTTGATACACATGGACTTCTCCGAAAATTATTGTACCAAATACGGAGAAGAGATTCAACCCTTCCACTTCGGAGGATCTCGAACTCAAATAAGTATTCACACAGTTGTTGTGTATCTCAAAAACTCAATACAATCCTACGCCACCATTTCCAAAAACTTGACGCATTCACCCTCAGCTATTTGGGCGCATTTGCAGCCAATTTTCCGAGCAATACAACctggaattaaatatgttCATTTCCTTAGTGACGGGCCGGTTACACAATATCGGAACAAAACTATGTTCTTTGTTTTGGCCTCGAGATTATCCAAAGATATTCCAAATCTACAAGGATTTTCGTGGAATTACTCGGAGGCCGGACATGGCAAGGGTGCACCAGATGGTGTTGGTGCTACTTGCAAGAGGACTGCGGATGCTGTTGTAGCTGCTGGAGGTGATGTCGATACCCTGGAACAATTTGTGGAAGTCATCCAAGCTAGATGTCCTGGGATTATTTTCCATACAATAAATGACGAAGATATTCAATCAATTACTGATGCCATTGAAAAGACTTCCAaactaaaaagttttaatggaACATTAAAGGTGCACCAGATCACTGGAATATCTACTTCCCCAGCAGTTTTGACAATGAGAAGTTTAAGCTGTTTTTGCCCTAATACCTGtcaacattataaaattggaaCAATTAATTACAACCAGAAAATGAAGCTTCGTGTTCAAGACATTTACACCGAATCTGAAACCTCTTCATCCGAGGATGATAATGCCCTTGATATGTTTGAAATCGAACCTTCATATGCGACCAAGCCACGAACTGATAGTCCTGTGGAAGAAATGGAAGCGGGACCTTCCCGAGATAACAACGACAAGTATAATTGTGGAGACTATGTATTAGTTAAGTTGCAGAGTAAACATACTGAATACCGTTATGTTGcggtcataaataaaattgatgaagAAGATGGTGAATTCACTGTCACGTTTTTAAAACTCTGTGATAAAGAAGGACTGACTTTTAAAGTAGACGAAGAAGATGTTTCTGATATAGCCTTTgagcaaattattaaaaagttgaCTAATCCGGACTTGATCCTAAAAGGGAAAAgaatcttttataaatttaatacaccggttaatatttttgaacagTAATGATGATACATGATAATTATAGGATTTTCAAGAGCTGATCTCTAAGATAACTCACTTAAATTGAGACTGATTTTACTACTTAGAaggtgtaaaaattaaaataagcatAAAAGCAACTGATGTCAAAGAccagaaattgaaattttaagacTGATTTAACTACCTGATACTAGTGTATAAGAGAATAAGTCAATTAACAATGATAATtatatgttgttttgtttcattgatctcaatttaaaatgcaaaatattaGTTACTAATTGATAGATGTAAGAAGAAAATGTTGATTATAAACCTATGATTCGAAGAACGTTTAAAACGTttgccaaaaaatatttaaagcaaaGTGAAAGACTTAGTTAATTTCTTTGAAGTTTATGAGaagtttttttagtttatgtttatttgttcttAATTGGATGttcaatttctaaaataaagtttatttgtaatgaaaactATCTTgcttttgtgtaaaaatcatTCCCCTGTCATATGTGTCAGTCCCCTGTCatgatttttcattaaatcgtggataattcctaaaatataaaaaaaatgaagtggTTGTcaattatatagtttaaagCTTGAATAAATTTAGCTTTCTATGTAGGAAAAACTATCATTTagcaaaaaaaagtatcagGACAGCTTTGTATGGGCCATTTTCCCATTAGTAGAGAAGTACCCATATATCATGTGTGAAATAATGTTTGcgagcaaaattaaaaacatagcgAAATCAAAAACAACAAAAGTGGTATGTAACCCAATGCAGGTATACAAAATGCATTCATTCAAGCCATTGAAGTCTcggttattaattttcttcacATTGATCTATAAAAAGCCCTAAGTGATACAATTCATACCGGAGCTGTCAAAACTGTTATAAGCATAACATTTCAACTTAAACTAAcggtaaaaattgtattttcaaaGGCTTATGATAGATTTATAGGTTAAATATTGGCACCACACCcaatcttttttctattaactttGCTTGTGCTTAAAgtttaagttataaatatgaatcACACTTATAGCTCAAGAACTTTTCAGCAACACACAATTCTATCTAGTAATCTGTGGATTGCATTGTTGGTTGCACTTTTAGAAATAACATTATGTTGTCAATCTAGATTAAGTTTTATGAGTGTAATCGTTTGCTgacccaaataaataaaagaattaagCCAGAATTTTAGTCAGGCAACCACAAGAACATTTCGTGAGAATATTTCAAGAAATAGATACCTAAAAGAGCCAAGAACTTAGTCACTAAAGAAATCCAAGAGAACAAAAAAACCCTGCAATTGAACAACTCTAAAAAGATCAAATGTTTGACCGCCATGTTGAAAGGACATGAAAAGGGCCTTCTTTCCAGAGACTGAGGTGGAAGAGAAAGACCGTGAAAACACTGTTGCTGTGTCAGTAGCGAAGACAGCATAGGACCCGAACAGATAGTACTTCCCCGTTTCTCGGTACAAGAGCAAAATGAGAGCATAAGTTGATCTCCTCACTTATCTGCTTAGAAACGACTGGTATAAAACTTGAAACCGAAGTGTGTGCTTTAGTCTATTAATTGTTTTCTGTGTGTAAAcgttaataaaagaaaaatcaaaaataataataatccaaGTGTGCGCTTCCTGTCTGTTTTATTGAGATTCACCAAAACTCCAAACTTGCTACTAGTAGGAAATTTGGAGTATTGGTTTTTTGATGCTACATTCAAATTACCTGAAGCTCCTAGATGCTTCAGGTAATTTAAACGT
Coding sequences:
- the LOC132903855 gene encoding piggyBac transposable element-derived protein 4-like, which gives rise to MDERAIRLLLEEESSESDYGDENDSEVEDFVEVNDETYDTEQDGDEEDGEELGEVENVQSSREFYLGKDGRTRWNKAPATTHVRRRARNIVTQLPGPKGEAKNLKEPGEIWRLFFPESVINRIVKCTNEHINIIKSNFARERDCSETDNIEIEAFLGLLLFAGVRRNSRLNSKDLFKTDGSSPEIFRLTMNWTRFCLLMRCLRFDEKDTRAERAAVDKLAPIRDLFEEVVAAYKKYFSLSHYVTIDEKLEAFRGRCGFRQYIPSKPNKYGIKIYALTDAKMFYTTKMEVYVGKQPDGAYKVDNSAMALVSRLSEGIYGTGRNITCDNFFTSIPLLDKFEAEHRLSVLGTIRKNKKELPKTFTEIRGRAEKSSLFGYRGNCSLVSYVPKKGKNVLLVSSMHDDDKIDGVTGKPEMIIDYNMTKGGVDTVDKMCATYNVARGTNRWPMVVFYSLMNVAGINSFVIYMLNNPDKKISRRVFIEALSYDLINAQLRRRALITSLPRTLKLRLVEICQLDGPESSATTNNNKIGRCGYCSSKKNRKTRYNCAKCKKYFCLEHATMVCADCYCEADNQVNL